The genomic DNA GAAGATGTCTCAACCATACTCGGTTTGGATACAAGTCCACAAAGGTAATTCTCAATATGTGCTTTGTCAAGAGGTAGGCCACCTATTCTTTGAATGATATATAAAATAGAGTTATCATCATCCTGTGCTTTGTTCATTTACAAAATATATTGATAGTAAAGGATTGTTCCTCTtagttgttggctaatatagttTATTTTCGTGGTAGTTAGTTTATGAGGAACTAACGCAACTACTATTAGTGAGATTTAGTAGTTGCTTTTGGCTTCTTTTGCCCATAGATGAGAATCCAAATGCATGGATGGTTGTGATCACATGGGTTCGAGGGGTAAATTGGCTCTGTTCGATTTGATTTATTGACTCATCACGATCATCACTtattaaattcatttgaaaataattgttaatGGTCATTTGTTCCATGAGTTGTTAAAAGAAACTCAGAAAAAGATGGTGCATTTAGTAGGAACATGACTATTTGGTATCTTCATCCATGTGCATTCCATATCTTATACCAAGTCTCTTCCACCATGTGATGCCAAAGAAGAATCCATTCTATTTCTACTCTCCCTCAATTACaagtatttcttcttcttcgtccttttttttaataattgattTCACCAAGCCATTCCTTTTCAAAAtgctagtttttaaaaattatcaaaaattaaatgGCCATCTTAGAACAGTTATGCTCAAAGTTTGTCTATCTTATAGTAATATCAGAGTTGGAATCTTAGTATGAACGAATATTTTGAAGGTCTGACTCTAAATGTACAAGTTGTATTTGAAGACCATCTACTTTAAAATTAATCCGACTAAACCTAAGcatttgaattataaaaaaaataatactgttttaataaactttttttaaaaaaagttaatacACATTTTTTAATCCCTCAGTAATAATTGAGAAGTCATGTGCCCCTGTCAACACAAACAGAAGTTTCCTTGCAGAAATCCTCACTGGGATCTCACACACAAAATCCAAGACCCCAACTTGAACTAAAATAATatgatagaaaagaaaaaaaagaaaaagaaaaaaacaaaacatgAAGAGATTGGTCTCCAACTTTCTCTATGTTGTAATAGTAAATAAATTAAAACCAATATAGTAGTTCTATATGATTTCCTTCCCCTGTTTTCTAACTtggcatttatttagaaataacatTTACAAATTCATTTATctgattcaaaaattaaaattaaaatacatgAAAGAGCATTGATGATCCTAGACAAATGTGCATGAGAATTGCACAATGCCCCTGGACCTAGAGTTATAGTGCAATGATAAAAGATTGGACATCTCATCCCGAGCACATCAtacagtttgaaaattttataatacTGAATCATCCTCCGAAATCATTTGTACTTTCTGATTTATGGTCCGtgaaaatttttcataaaatctaaaaaaaaatgagaattgcACAAAATGTATCACATTATTGTTTTTCAAAGACTACTATAAATGTTCGCTGCGCCTGTTTTTTAGTTGTTAGCGGGGTGATTCTTGCGGGTTTTCTTTTTCTGCATTAATTAGTTGGTTCCTGGTTCAGTGTGCTGATTGCCCTGGCTTTACTTTCTCCATCTCCGATCCCCATTTTCCGTCGCTCTCCGACTGATCGGCATCTTCTTCCCCGCCTTCATCTCCGTCGGCGGTGATGTTGAGCTCCAAGGCTCGGTAAGTTTCCGTTTCTTACTGGATCTGATCGATCGTTCTGCACAAGCTGCCATCTTTCTCTGATTctagttttttctttttaatctctTTTGTTGGTTTCTATTGTACCTCTGATTCGTTTTCCTTTTTCATTGTTCAATGCTGAGTTTATCTATTCCCATTTAGCCTTCAATTGTGATATCTATCGATCTTGATATGATGAGCTTGTTAGATGATGCACCGGTGCATGAAATGAATTGCATTCTACTTCTTGTTTGTCATTTGGGTGCGAGAAGAACTCATTGAATATACCATCGAACAGATCTAGCATACCTGAGGCCTCAAATGGCAAGCCTCCATCATCGACGACCACcagggttggcaaggtagctggAAATGGATCGACCACCAAGTCCGATTCCACATCGCCTTCTTCTGTGGCAAAGCTATCTTCTCCTCTTCCAAAGTCACATACTTTTGACCGATTTTCTACTTCACCAAAGCTTCACGCTTTGCTTGAGCGATCATCAAAGGCAGTTGACTCAAAAACGACAATCAAGAGCAGCATGCCTTCTCATTCTTCTCCTGCAGTGAAGCCTCGCCCTTCGGTTGACAGATCGCCAATTTCTGTCGATTCCAAACCAACAATTAAGACCACTTTCTCTCTTGATGTGAGAATTCTGATTCCATTCTTTAGCAGTGTTTTTCATAGCTTTAATGGAGATCACAAATTTTGTTTCAGAAGCCACAGCGATCATCATCGAGAGGCACCGAGCTGCAGGCAAAGTTGGATGCTCTTGAGGAAGAATTGCTGAAAGCAAAGAAGGAGCTATCTCATGCTGAGCAAGAGAAGATCCGCATCACTGGGGACTTGCTTGAAGCTACGAGATTGGCTAGTAAGGCCGATGAGAAACTCCAAGAGGCAATTATTTCTAAGGATAGTGCTGAGAAGAGCTTGGAGATTCAGAAATTCCGCACCGATGAGTTGGAGCAAATGAGCATTGAAGCTGCACAAAAAATGGAGGCAGCGCATCAGGAAGAACTTGCAAGTATCCAAGATCAACGTGCTATGGATATTTCAGCACTGCTGTCTATGACCAATGAACTGCAGAAAGTGAAGCTTGATTTAGCTAATGTTACAGATGAAAAAGATGCTGCCCTGCGTGAAGCTGATGGTGCAAATAAGACTGCTAGATCGAACTCGGAGAAGGTCAAGACCTTGTCAAAAGAAATGAGCCACTTAAAATCCTTGCTTGACTCCAAGCTGGATAATATGAATAAAGAAGCAGGAGAGCGTATTAAGAAGTTGAATGCTGATACCAATGCTTTGCAAGTTGAGCTTGAAAGAGCTAAGACAGCTGAAGAGAAGTTACCCGAGATGGAAGCACTAGTTGGACAGCTCCGAATGGAGATAACTGATGCAAAGAAAGCTACAGCAGATGCATCCAAGGAAGTTGGAGAACTGAAAGAGGCAGTGACTTTGTTGGAAACTAAGTTGAAGGAAGCTGATCAATCTAAGAAATCTGCAACTGAATCTCTTGAGACTGCAAGAGAAAAGATTCATGAATGCACCACTTTATTGCAAGATGCTGAAACTGAGATTGCTGATCTCAAAAGGAAAGTCAAACACATGGAGATTGAAGTAGCCAATTGCAAAATTGGACTCAAGGATTCAGAGAGAAAGCTTTATTTGTCAGAAGAAGAGGTAATGAGCCTGAGTGAGACGGTTACAGTGCTAAAAGATGAGGTTAAGAAACTGGAGGAGGAGAAATTGCAGGCGCTCGGCAAGGACAAGGCTGCTGCTTTTGGCATTGAGAAACTGTTGAAGGAGAAGGACAAACTCAATGATGAACTTAAGACCAGTAAAGATGAAGTGGAATCTCTTAAAAAGGCAATGGAAGATTTAGTTTCAGCATTGCATGACAAGTCTAGTGAAGCCAGAGAAAATCAAGAAAGGCTTCTAGCAGTGCAAACTGATATGGATGATTCTCGGGTGCAGATAGAGCAATTGAATTCAGCTTTCAAGAACACTGAAGAGAGATACGAGGTCATGCTCGATGAAGCAAGATACGAGATAGTTTGCCTCAAGAAAAATATAGAGAAATTTGAAACTGGAATGGATAATTATAATGCTGAATTGGGTGCAAAAGAGCTAAAATTTATCAATGACATCAAAAAGTTTGAAAATGAAGTTGCTTCCCTCAAGATTGAAATGGAAAAGGTTCTCACTTCACTCAATGCAGCAGAGAGAGAAGCACAAGCTGCAAAGGCAGATGGAGCCGAGATGACAAGCAAGTTGAAACAAGCTGAATCTGCAGCTGCTGCTGCATATCAAGCAACAGAAGATGCAAAGACGGAGACTTTGGGATTGAAGGAAAGGCTGTTGGACAAGGAGAATGAGTTACAGAGCATCGCTCAAGAAAATGCCGATCTTCAGATCAAGGAAACTGCTGCCCTGCAGAAAATCAAAGAGCTTTCTTTGTTGCTCGAGGAGACCATGGCCAAGAAAACTGATGTGAAGATTGAGCTACCGGAGAATGAAAATGAGCACAATACGCTACCAATCATCATTTCTCAGGATGGACCAAAAATGAATGAGGAGAATGATAAAGGAAACTACAACGACGATGACGAAGATCACACAGATGTCATGCCCAAGGACTTCAAATCAGAAAAGGATCATGAGACAGAAACTGACGACGACGATGATGAATCAAGGATTCATAACTATTATGGTAGCCTTGAACAGACAAATAGTATGGCAGAAAGCATTGGCCCAGGGATACACTCATTCTCCAACATGCAGCAGCAGCCCAAGAAAAAGAATGGAATGCTACATAAGTTTGGGCATCTGCTGAAGAGAGGAAGCCAGAAAGACAAAAGCCATAAATAGTACGTATATCTCATCGAATCAAATACTCTACCTCTCATGCTTTCAGGTTTAAGGATGGATTGGGCTTTCTGGTGCTTGCATTGAGTTACTGAAGTGCTTGTCTGAAAGCCTGTTACaatcaaaaaagaaaagaaaaaattaggTTCAGAAAGAAGGAACATCGCTACTCTGCTTCCATAACATATTCAATGAATGGAATGTAATAAGTGTTTGTTGTATGAACAGTTgtgttttatttatatattacagTCTGAAGTTATTCGTTTCCACACCCAAATATTCCAAGGGATTGATCTATTTTCATTTGCATGATTCAAAACTACAGATTATTTATTTGGgaaaaaaaagatagaaaagatttAAGAAACGCACAATTCAGTCTCGGGATAAGATGAAGTCTATTGCTTGATTCTTGGAGAAGACCTTGTCATTTTCGTATTCaattccttcctcttcttttttttaTAGATCCCCTTTGCCTTCCTCTCCTTTCGGGACCTTCAACGGCTCCAGCACAATCCTGTCGAACTTATCCTTGATCTTCCTCGCCCTTTTCATTTTTCTCTCAGCGGATCCACTCACAGATGGAAGAGCATGGTTGCAAGGCTCCTCGTCCTCCTCTCAATTCGCCATCTCCGCTCCACCATTCTGAGATGGGCTCTCGGAGATCGTCGGAGGCGAGATGGTCCGACGCTGCTGGATCTCCTCTCGCTGCGCTCGTAGCCTCTTGACGGAGCCCTCGATGCGTCCCTGGAGGCGATGGCGATGGCGATGGAAGCTGAGGCCACCCATGGACCAGTGGGCCTCGTTGGCCCACACGAGGAGGGGATCCGAGATGGGCACCGGGGGGTCGACTCTTTCGTCGCCGTGGGCGTAGAAGCGAGGGCGCGGGAGGCTGCTCCCGTAGAACTTCCCTGAACCCAAAACCACCACCATCGCGACGCA from Zingiber officinale cultivar Zhangliang chromosome 4A, Zo_v1.1, whole genome shotgun sequence includes the following:
- the LOC121970890 gene encoding WEB family protein At3g02930, chloroplastic-like — translated: MLSSKARSSIPEASNGKPPSSTTTRVGKVAGNGSTTKSDSTSPSSVAKLSSPLPKSHTFDRFSTSPKLHALLERSSKAVDSKTTIKSSMPSHSSPAVKPRPSVDRSPISVDSKPTIKTTFSLDKPQRSSSRGTELQAKLDALEEELLKAKKELSHAEQEKIRITGDLLEATRLASKADEKLQEAIISKDSAEKSLEIQKFRTDELEQMSIEAAQKMEAAHQEELASIQDQRAMDISALLSMTNELQKVKLDLANVTDEKDAALREADGANKTARSNSEKVKTLSKEMSHLKSLLDSKLDNMNKEAGERIKKLNADTNALQVELERAKTAEEKLPEMEALVGQLRMEITDAKKATADASKEVGELKEAVTLLETKLKEADQSKKSATESLETAREKIHECTTLLQDAETEIADLKRKVKHMEIEVANCKIGLKDSERKLYLSEEEVMSLSETVTVLKDEVKKLEEEKLQALGKDKAAAFGIEKLLKEKDKLNDELKTSKDEVESLKKAMEDLVSALHDKSSEARENQERLLAVQTDMDDSRVQIEQLNSAFKNTEERYEVMLDEARYEIVCLKKNIEKFETGMDNYNAELGAKELKFINDIKKFENEVASLKIEMEKVLTSLNAAEREAQAAKADGAEMTSKLKQAESAAAAAYQATEDAKTETLGLKERLLDKENELQSIAQENADLQIKETAALQKIKELSLLLEETMAKKTDVKIELPENENEHNTLPIIISQDGPKMNEENDKGNYNDDDEDHTDVMPKDFKSEKDHETETDDDDDESRIHNYYGSLEQTNSMAESIGPGIHSFSNMQQQPKKKNGMLHKFGHLLKRGSQKDKSHK